A single window of Pseudoduganella plicata DNA harbors:
- the rplE gene encoding 50S ribosomal protein L5, whose amino-acid sequence MARLQQVYKEKVVAELTEKFGYKSVMEVPRLTKITLNMGVGEAIADKKVLEHAVGDLTKIAGQKPVTTKSRKAIAGFKIREGYPIGTMVTLRGARMYEFLDRFITVALPRVRDFRGVSGRSFDGRGNYNIGVKEQIIFPEIEYDKIDALRGMNISITTTAKTDDEAKALLAAFKFPFRN is encoded by the coding sequence ATGGCCCGTCTGCAACAAGTATACAAAGAGAAAGTCGTTGCCGAACTGACCGAGAAATTCGGTTACAAGTCGGTAATGGAAGTGCCTCGCCTGACCAAGATCACCCTGAACATGGGTGTCGGTGAAGCGATCGCTGACAAGAAGGTCCTGGAGCACGCCGTTGGCGACCTGACCAAGATCGCCGGCCAGAAGCCAGTGACGACCAAGTCGCGTAAGGCAATCGCCGGTTTCAAGATCCGCGAAGGCTACCCGATCGGTACGATGGTGACCCTGCGCGGCGCCCGCATGTATGAGTTCCTGGATCGTTTCATCACCGTGGCCCTGCCACGCGTGCGTGACTTCCGTGGCGTGTCCGGCCGTTCGTTCGATGGTCGTGGCAACTACAACATCGGCGTCAAAGAGCAGATCATCTTCCCGGAAATCGAGTACGACAAGATCGACGCACTGCGCGGCATGAACATCTCGATCACGACGACCGCCAAGACCGACGACGAAGCGAAAGCTCTGCTCGCCGCATTTAAATTCCCGTTCAGGAACTAA
- the rpsN gene encoding 30S ribosomal protein S14 yields MAKLALINREQKRADLVEKFAAKRAALKAIIDDQSKSEEERYEARLKLQALPRNSAPTRQRNRCAMTGRPRGTFRKFGLARTKLREFAMRGEIPGMTKASW; encoded by the coding sequence ATGGCAAAACTCGCACTGATTAACCGTGAACAGAAGCGTGCTGACCTGGTGGAGAAATTCGCCGCCAAGCGCGCCGCTCTGAAGGCCATCATCGATGACCAGTCCAAGTCGGAAGAAGAGCGTTACGAAGCGCGCCTGAAACTGCAGGCCCTGCCACGCAATTCCGCACCGACCCGCCAGCGTAACCGCTGCGCCATGACCGGCCGTCCACGTGGCACCTTCCGTAAATTCGGTCTGGCCCGTACCAAACTCCGTGAATTCGCCATGCGTGGCGAGATCCCGGGTATGACCAAAGCCAGCTGGTAA
- the rpsH gene encoding 30S ribosomal protein S8 translates to MSMSDPIADMLTRIRNAQGVQKTTVAMPSSKVKVAIANVLKDEGYIEDFAVSSNEGKTELKIGLKYYVGRPVIERLERVSRPGLRVYKGKDEIPTVMNGLGVAIVSTPQGVMTDRKARATGVGGEVICFVA, encoded by the coding sequence ATGAGTATGAGCGATCCTATCGCCGATATGCTGACCCGCATTCGCAACGCCCAGGGCGTGCAAAAAACGACCGTGGCGATGCCATCGTCGAAAGTCAAAGTAGCGATTGCCAACGTCCTGAAGGACGAGGGTTACATTGAAGATTTCGCCGTGTCTTCGAACGAAGGCAAGACGGAACTGAAGATCGGTTTGAAATATTATGTGGGCCGTCCTGTCATCGAGCGCCTCGAGCGCGTGTCCCGTCCGGGCCTGCGCGTCTACAAGGGCAAGGATGAAATCCCGACCGTCATGAACGGCCTGGGCGTTGCCATCGTGTCGACCCCGCAAGGCGTCATGACCGACCGCAAAGCGCGCGCTACCGGTGTAGGTGGCGAAGTCATCTGCTTCGTGGCTTAA
- the rplF gene encoding 50S ribosomal protein L6: MSRVAKMPIAVPAGAEVAISAQAITVKGPLGTLTQSLNGLVKVVNDNGTLTFDVANDSREANAMSGTLRALVNNMVTGVTKGFEKKLSLVGVGYKAQAQGDKLNLSLGFSHPVVHAMPAGVTVATPTPTEVLIKGIDRQQVGQVAAEVRAYRSPEPYKGKGVRYVDEVVKIKETKKK; the protein is encoded by the coding sequence ATGTCTCGAGTAGCTAAAATGCCGATCGCCGTGCCGGCTGGCGCAGAAGTCGCCATCTCCGCACAAGCGATCACCGTCAAGGGCCCGCTGGGCACCCTGACCCAGAGCCTGAACGGCCTGGTCAAAGTAGTCAACGATAATGGCACGCTGACGTTCGACGTGGCCAACGACAGCCGCGAAGCCAATGCCATGTCCGGCACGCTGCGCGCTCTGGTCAACAACATGGTTACCGGCGTCACCAAGGGCTTCGAGAAGAAGCTGTCCCTGGTCGGCGTGGGTTACAAGGCGCAAGCGCAAGGCGACAAGCTGAACCTGTCCCTGGGCTTCTCCCACCCTGTTGTACACGCAATGCCAGCAGGCGTCACCGTCGCTACCCCAACGCCGACCGAAGTCCTGATCAAGGGCATCGATCGTCAGCAGGTTGGCCAGGTTGCCGCTGAAGTGCGCGCTTACCGCTCCCCTGAGCCTTACAAAGGCAAGGGCGTCCGCTATGTGGACGAAGTGGTTAAGATCAAAGAAACCAAGAAGAAGTAA
- the rplR gene encoding 50S ribosomal protein L18 has protein sequence MDKKESRLRRGRQTRIKIAQLKVNRLSVHRTNLHIYANLISPDAKVLVSASTVEAEVRAELAGKSGKGGNAAAAALVGKRVAEKAIKAGITEVAFDRSGFRYHGRVKALADAAREAGLKF, from the coding sequence ATGGACAAAAAAGAATCTCGTCTGCGCCGCGGACGTCAAACCCGCATCAAGATCGCACAACTGAAAGTGAACCGCCTGTCGGTCCACCGCACTAACCTGCACATTTATGCGAACCTGATCAGCCCGGACGCTAAAGTTCTGGTTTCGGCGTCTACGGTGGAAGCAGAAGTGCGCGCCGAACTGGCCGGCAAGTCGGGCAAGGGCGGTAACGCCGCCGCTGCCGCTCTGGTTGGCAAGCGCGTCGCCGAAAAGGCAATCAAGGCAGGCATCACCGAAGTAGCGTTCGACCGCTCCGGTTTCCGTTACCACGGCCGTGTGAAGGCGCTGGCAGATGCCGCGCGT